The following coding sequences are from one Achromobacter sp. B7 window:
- a CDS encoding Dyp-type peroxidase, translated as MPATSPDLPPEPQAVHSPTTRHAIFIVATINPGADAAQTVRSWCEDVATRVRTVNTRSPEQSLSCVCAFGSDAWDALFGQPRPASLHPFRVFGEGARVAVATPGDILLHIRADSMDLCFEVATLLMQGLGDAVTVVDEVHGFRYFDRRAIIGFVDGTENPEGREAVNFTVIGDEDAEFAGGSYVLVQKYLHDMAAWNALTVESQEGVIGRHKLSNVELDDDIKPASSHSALTTLEENGQEIKILRDNMPFGRAGMGEFGTYFIGYARSPAPIEQMLENMFVGRPAGNYDRLLDYSRAVTGGLFFVPSAQLLEQLAERAPVVAVVQDDAAPVVASAPVAPVAPVVPVVPTVP; from the coding sequence ATGCCCGCCACTTCGCCCGACCTTCCGCCTGAACCCCAAGCCGTGCACAGCCCGACGACGCGGCACGCGATCTTTATCGTGGCCACGATCAACCCCGGCGCCGACGCCGCGCAAACGGTGCGGTCGTGGTGCGAAGACGTGGCCACGCGCGTGCGCACCGTCAACACGCGCTCGCCGGAGCAAAGCCTGTCCTGTGTGTGCGCGTTCGGCTCCGACGCGTGGGACGCGCTGTTCGGCCAGCCGCGTCCGGCCAGCCTGCATCCGTTCCGGGTGTTCGGCGAAGGCGCGCGCGTGGCGGTGGCCACGCCCGGCGATATCCTGCTGCACATCCGCGCCGATTCCATGGACCTGTGCTTTGAAGTGGCAACGCTGCTGATGCAAGGCCTGGGCGACGCCGTGACGGTGGTGGACGAGGTGCACGGCTTCCGCTATTTCGACCGCCGCGCCATCATCGGCTTTGTGGACGGCACCGAAAACCCCGAAGGCCGCGAAGCCGTGAACTTCACCGTCATCGGCGATGAAGACGCCGAGTTTGCCGGCGGCAGCTACGTGCTGGTGCAAAAGTACCTGCACGACATGGCGGCCTGGAACGCGCTGACGGTTGAAAGCCAGGAAGGCGTCATCGGGCGCCACAAGCTATCCAACGTTGAACTGGACGACGACATCAAGCCGGCGTCCTCGCACAGCGCGCTGACCACGCTGGAAGAGAACGGCCAAGAGATCAAGATCCTGCGCGACAACATGCCGTTCGGCCGCGCGGGCATGGGCGAGTTCGGTACGTACTTCATCGGCTACGCGCGTTCGCCCGCGCCCATCGAGCAGATGCTTGAAAACATGTTCGTGGGCCGCCCGGCGGGCAACTACGACCGCTTGCTGGATTACAGCCGGGCGGTGACGGGCGGGCTGTTCTTCGTGCCGTCGGCGCAATTGCTGGAGCAGTTGGCCGAACGCGCGCCGGTCGTAGCTGTTGTCCAGGACGACGCCGCGCCGGTGGTGGCAAGCGCGCCGGTCGCACCGGTCGCGCCGGTCGTACCGGTCGTACCAACCGTGCCGTAG
- a CDS encoding MipA/OmpV family protein — translation MRMGIVASGLMAGAVLGGAGVAQAQGANGIGLGVGAIPVYEGSSEYRALPVPLINYHSGNFFITPRMGLPAMGLKTSLATDLDAGVFVGLSLGRKADDADRTKGLDDIKFHGAYGAYVEWRPGRYSLGAGYKQAARSGYGGTLELRASYAALMTERNVVQVGVRTEWANHDAMQTWFGVTSSQAARSREGLSTYSPSSGFKSAALYTTWTYRIDPSWSTVSTLGVSTLLGDARDSPLTERKTNMFGSVGVMYRF, via the coding sequence ATGCGGATGGGTATAGTAGCAAGCGGCCTGATGGCGGGCGCGGTGCTTGGCGGGGCCGGCGTGGCCCAGGCGCAGGGCGCCAACGGCATAGGTTTAGGGGTCGGAGCCATACCGGTCTATGAAGGGTCCAGCGAATATCGCGCCTTGCCCGTGCCGCTGATCAACTACCACTCCGGCAACTTTTTCATCACGCCGCGCATGGGCTTGCCCGCGATGGGGCTGAAGACGTCGCTGGCCACCGACCTGGACGCGGGCGTCTTCGTGGGGCTGAGCCTGGGCCGCAAGGCGGACGACGCCGACCGCACCAAAGGGCTGGACGACATCAAGTTCCATGGCGCCTACGGCGCCTACGTGGAATGGCGGCCGGGCCGGTATTCGCTGGGCGCGGGTTACAAGCAGGCGGCGCGCAGCGGCTATGGCGGCACGCTGGAACTGCGCGCCTCGTACGCAGCGCTGATGACCGAGCGGAACGTGGTGCAGGTTGGCGTCAGGACCGAATGGGCCAACCACGACGCCATGCAGACCTGGTTCGGCGTGACGTCCTCGCAAGCGGCGCGCAGCCGCGAAGGCTTGTCCACCTATTCGCCGTCGTCGGGCTTCAAGTCGGCGGCGCTGTACACCACCTGGACCTATCGCATCGACCCCAGCTGGAGCACCGTGTCCACCCTGGGCGTAAGCACCTTGCTGGGCGATGCGCGCGACAGCCCGCTGACCGAGCGCAAGACGAATATGTTTGGGTCGGTGGGCGTCATGTATCGCTTCTAA
- a CDS encoding response regulator transcription factor, giving the protein MRILLVEDDPMLGDALHAGLADDGASVHWVRTLPDAQLALVDHGYHAVLLDLGLPEGSGLALLKTLRGRFDTTPVLIITARDRLSERIQGLDAGADDYLVKPFQLDELLARLRAVLRRSSNSVVSALRCRDVVLEPAGRRVRQGGRDVSLSAHEYHTLLALMQRMGHTVSRDQLEAAVYGSSGTIESNTVAVYIHQLRRKLGDGLIETQHGMGYRIVADTAP; this is encoded by the coding sequence TTGCGTATCCTGCTTGTTGAAGACGACCCCATGCTGGGCGACGCGCTGCACGCGGGCCTGGCCGATGACGGCGCCAGCGTCCACTGGGTGCGCACCCTGCCCGACGCGCAACTGGCGCTGGTGGACCACGGCTACCACGCCGTGCTGCTGGACCTGGGCCTGCCTGAAGGCAGCGGCCTGGCGCTGCTCAAGACGTTGCGCGGCCGTTTCGACACCACCCCCGTTCTGATCATCACGGCGCGCGACCGCCTCAGCGAACGCATCCAGGGCCTGGATGCGGGCGCCGACGATTACCTGGTCAAGCCGTTTCAGCTGGACGAGCTGCTGGCTCGGCTGCGCGCGGTGCTTCGGCGCAGCAGCAACAGCGTGGTGTCGGCGCTGCGCTGCCGCGACGTGGTGCTGGAACCGGCCGGCCGCCGGGTCAGGCAAGGCGGCCGCGACGTCAGCTTGAGCGCGCATGAATACCACACGCTGCTGGCGCTGATGCAGCGCATGGGCCACACGGTCAGCCGGGATCAGCTTGAAGCGGCGGTGTACGGCAGCAGCGGCACGATCGAAAGCAACACGGTGGCGGTGTACATCCACCAGCTGCGGCGCAAGCTGGGCGACGGGCTGATCGAAACCCAGCACGGCATGGGCTATCGCATCGTGGCGGACACCGCGCCATGA
- a CDS encoding ATP-binding protein, which translates to MMTLRRRVAITLLLAMLATGLIVFALIYVQQTRAETGMFDQGLRYGAQKALVSIPTSLLEAEPSREDRFELSAPARMDGETANFQAWSLADKRLVLQSPWAPAEPLVPDYQDGYRNIILQGEPWRAYAVSDADGRVQVQFAKSVKELRQKTADRMWSSLWFLSVLFPTLMALTWLVIRRAFRPVDHARDAILHRTGVDLTPVPTAGMPGELRPFVGAINDLLQRLSASLDRERRFVADAAHELRTPLAALSTYAELALRSESEAARAQAVGQLRQVATRTARLAEQLLEQARTQAQDESAIEPVPLDRLAEMIARDSEMPAASRQQRIALDTEAVSVPGNVDALGVLVRNLLDNALRYTPAGGRIQIRCGPLVAGGAYLSVSDDGPGIAPAERERVFDRFYRPPGTAEHGSGIGLSLVAQIAKAHGARIEWGTGLGPAGRGVSLTIAFAQRV; encoded by the coding sequence ATGATGACGCTGCGCCGACGGGTGGCCATCACCCTGCTGCTTGCCATGCTGGCCACGGGGTTGATCGTGTTTGCGCTGATCTACGTGCAGCAGACGCGCGCTGAAACCGGCATGTTCGACCAGGGCCTGCGCTACGGCGCGCAAAAGGCGCTGGTGTCCATTCCCACCAGCCTGCTGGAAGCGGAGCCGTCGCGCGAAGACCGTTTTGAATTGTCCGCGCCCGCCCGGATGGACGGCGAAACCGCCAACTTCCAGGCGTGGTCGCTGGCCGACAAGCGGCTGGTCCTGCAATCGCCCTGGGCGCCCGCCGAGCCCTTGGTGCCGGACTACCAAGACGGTTATCGCAACATCATCCTGCAAGGTGAACCGTGGCGCGCATACGCGGTGTCGGACGCCGACGGCCGCGTGCAGGTGCAGTTTGCCAAGTCGGTTAAAGAGCTGCGGCAGAAAACCGCCGACCGCATGTGGAGCAGCCTGTGGTTTCTAAGCGTGCTGTTCCCGACGCTGATGGCGCTGACGTGGCTGGTGATCCGGCGCGCGTTTCGCCCCGTGGACCACGCGCGCGACGCCATCCTGCACCGCACCGGCGTGGATCTGACGCCGGTGCCCACGGCGGGCATGCCGGGCGAATTGCGCCCCTTTGTCGGCGCCATCAACGACCTGCTGCAACGCCTGTCGGCCTCTTTGGACCGCGAGCGCCGCTTCGTGGCCGACGCGGCGCACGAGCTGCGCACGCCGCTGGCGGCGTTAAGCACGTATGCCGAACTGGCGCTGCGCAGCGAAAGCGAGGCGGCGCGCGCGCAGGCGGTCGGGCAATTGCGGCAGGTGGCCACGCGCACGGCGCGGCTGGCCGAACAGTTGCTGGAACAGGCCCGCACGCAGGCGCAGGACGAAAGCGCAATCGAACCCGTGCCGCTGGATCGGCTGGCTGAAATGATCGCGCGCGACAGCGAAATGCCGGCCGCATCGCGCCAGCAGCGCATTGCCCTGGACACCGAAGCCGTGTCCGTGCCGGGCAATGTGGACGCCCTGGGCGTGCTGGTGCGCAACCTGCTGGACAACGCGTTGCGCTATACGCCGGCCGGCGGCCGCATTCAGATTCGTTGCGGGCCGCTGGTTGCGGGCGGCGCCTACCTTAGCGTGTCGGACGACGGGCCGGGCATCGCACCGGCCGAACGCGAACGCGTGTTCGACCGCTTCTACCGGCCGCCCGGCACAGCGGAACACGGCAGCGGCATCGGTTTGTCGCTGGTGGCGCAGATTGCCAAGGCGCACGGCGCGCGAATCGAATGGGGAACCGGGCTGGGGCCGGCGGGACGCGGCGTGAGCTTGACGATCGCATTCGCCCAGCGGGTGTAG
- a CDS encoding alpha/beta hydrolase, with the protein MGQHNFPALPPQPAEIAIGVAAADIHHHLVTAPDGKRVYRLSVWTPPLDPAPPTGYPLLLMLDGAAVFDSLTRTQAALPPGRSLQAVVVGVDHDDAKPFDPKANLAARSYDYTPPSPGADAPRGAPNNPDAVGWAKRGGGADHFLDLLLQQVLPLVQARYPVDPGNRNLYGHSYGGLFVLHAALTRPQAFQRYVAASPSIWWNDHTILQALASPAPVLPAGIDVTVMAGAEAKGQDDAPGSPESVVRALSRITHVRADLQVFPGLGHGAMLPASLAATLQRYVR; encoded by the coding sequence ATGGGCCAGCACAATTTCCCCGCCCTGCCGCCGCAACCCGCCGAGATCGCCATCGGCGTGGCGGCCGCCGATATCCACCATCACCTTGTCACCGCGCCGGATGGCAAGCGCGTGTATCGCCTGTCGGTCTGGACGCCGCCGCTTGACCCGGCGCCGCCCACCGGCTACCCGCTGCTGCTGATGCTGGATGGCGCGGCGGTGTTCGACAGCTTGACGCGCACGCAGGCGGCATTGCCGCCCGGGCGGTCGCTGCAAGCGGTGGTGGTGGGCGTGGACCATGACGATGCCAAGCCGTTTGATCCCAAGGCCAATCTGGCGGCGCGGTCCTACGACTACACGCCGCCATCGCCCGGTGCGGACGCGCCCCGCGGCGCGCCCAACAACCCCGACGCCGTGGGCTGGGCCAAGCGGGGCGGCGGCGCGGATCATTTCCTGGACCTGCTGCTGCAACAGGTGCTGCCGCTGGTGCAGGCGCGTTATCCCGTGGACCCGGGCAACCGCAATCTGTACGGCCATTCGTATGGCGGGCTGTTCGTGCTGCACGCGGCGCTGACGCGGCCGCAGGCGTTTCAGCGCTATGTGGCGGCCAGCCCGTCGATCTGGTGGAACGATCACACCATCCTGCAAGCGCTGGCCTCGCCTGCGCCGGTACTGCCGGCCGGCATCGACGTAACGGTCATGGCCGGCGCCGAAGCCAAAGGCCAGGACGACGCGCCGGGCAGCCCCGAAAGCGTCGTGCGTGCCCTGTCGCGGATTACGCATGTGCGCGCAGACTTGCAGGTGTTTCCCGGCTTGGGGCACGGCGCGATGCTGCCCGCCTCGCTGGCGGCAACGCTGCAACGGTATGTCAGATAG
- a CDS encoding GntR family transcriptional regulator: MTSARDLVYAELRRRLMSGVFLPGERLREEHIAAELSVSRTPVRSAIERLVADGLVKREGRRGAEVLGWVDRDINEAFELRLLLEPYAARSAAERATPQQIDHLEQINQRMLDAILSDDADKVARVQHCNNLFHHALLDAAQSARVRTMVENLLDMPIIIGSFYFYTHDDMLRSVEHHRQIIAALRARDAACADIAMRFHLTSTHLLFRSQRKPPADATAA; encoded by the coding sequence ATGACCAGCGCCCGCGATCTTGTCTATGCAGAACTGCGCCGACGCCTGATGTCCGGCGTGTTCCTGCCTGGCGAACGGCTGCGCGAAGAACACATCGCGGCCGAACTCTCCGTCAGCCGCACACCGGTGCGCAGCGCCATCGAACGGCTGGTTGCCGATGGCCTGGTCAAGCGCGAAGGCCGGCGCGGCGCCGAGGTGCTGGGCTGGGTGGACCGCGACATCAACGAAGCGTTCGAACTGCGCCTGCTGCTGGAACCCTATGCCGCGCGCAGCGCCGCCGAACGGGCCACGCCGCAGCAGATCGACCATCTTGAACAGATCAACCAGCGCATGCTGGACGCCATCCTGTCCGACGATGCCGACAAGGTGGCGCGGGTGCAGCATTGCAATAACCTTTTTCACCATGCGCTGCTGGACGCGGCGCAATCGGCGCGCGTGCGCACGATGGTGGAAAACCTGCTGGACATGCCGATCATCATCGGCTCGTTCTATTTCTATACGCACGACGACATGCTGCGCAGCGTGGAACACCACCGCCAGATCATCGCCGCCTTGCGCGCGCGCGATGCGGCCTGCGCCGACATCGCCATGCGTTTTCACCTGACCAGCACGCACCTGTTGTTTCGCAGCCAGCGCAAGCCGCCGGCCGATGCAACAGCCGCATGA
- a CDS encoding RraA family protein has product MIGFDIRPRQRAVSSDFVEKFRHIPVANISDCMWRMTAGGARLRPMHDGTLLAGPAVTVRTRPGDNLLVHKALDLAQPGDVVVVDAGGDLTNAIIGEIMTTYAQTRGLAGIVINGAIRDCGTIRRGSFPVYAAGVTHRGPYKDGPGEINVVISLDGMTIEPGDLILGDEDGLLALPYDQVPALYEAASAKHAVEEKMLAQIAAGTLDTSWIDARMKAQGWKP; this is encoded by the coding sequence ATGATCGGCTTTGATATCCGCCCGCGCCAACGCGCGGTCAGCAGCGATTTCGTCGAGAAATTCCGCCACATCCCGGTGGCCAACATCAGCGATTGCATGTGGCGCATGACGGCGGGCGGCGCACGCCTGCGCCCCATGCATGACGGCACCTTGCTGGCCGGCCCGGCCGTGACGGTGCGCACGCGCCCCGGCGACAACCTGCTGGTGCACAAGGCATTGGATCTGGCCCAGCCGGGCGACGTGGTGGTGGTGGACGCGGGCGGCGACCTGACCAACGCCATCATCGGCGAAATCATGACGACCTACGCGCAGACGCGCGGGCTGGCCGGCATCGTGATCAACGGCGCCATTCGCGACTGCGGCACCATCCGGCGCGGCTCGTTTCCGGTATACGCGGCGGGCGTCACGCATCGCGGGCCGTACAAGGACGGGCCGGGTGAAATCAACGTGGTGATCTCGCTGGACGGCATGACGATCGAGCCGGGCGATTTGATCCTGGGCGACGAAGATGGCCTGCTGGCGTTGCCCTACGACCAGGTGCCCGCGCTGTACGAGGCCGCCTCGGCCAAGCACGCGGTGGAAGAAAAGATGCTGGCCCAGATTGCCGCCGGCACGCTGGACACATCGTGGATCGACGCGCGCATGAAGGCGCAGGGCTGGAAGCCGTAG
- a CDS encoding tripartite tricarboxylate transporter substrate binding protein — translation MTSLKTLLAATLLISSAAAGAADMGTAPITLISPFPPGGGTDTLTRMIGSAIAQDTGWNIVVENKPGAGGNLALDATARAKPDGHTLVMAQTDNIVLNPWLYNKLSYDTFKDFKPVGLVASSPSVFVVVPESPYKTLDDVVKAAKARPGQISLGIPGIGGSGDLIGHLWRKAAGMELMHVPYRGWSQAFPDLASGRIDLYTGSVASLLPQIRGGKVRALAVVADARSPALPDVPTFAESGFKTINQTIWWGLMAPGKTPDDVVATLNQALNASQAKPELVKKLEDSGYSVMTGTPADLAKRHRADHDVFGKVVQEAGIPKQ, via the coding sequence ATGACGTCCCTGAAGACTTTGCTGGCGGCCACGCTGCTTATCTCGTCGGCCGCCGCCGGCGCCGCCGACATGGGCACGGCCCCGATCACGCTGATTTCGCCCTTTCCGCCGGGTGGCGGCACCGACACACTGACCCGCATGATCGGGTCGGCCATCGCCCAGGACACCGGCTGGAACATCGTTGTGGAAAACAAGCCGGGCGCCGGCGGCAACCTGGCGCTGGACGCCACGGCGCGTGCCAAGCCCGACGGCCATACGTTGGTCATGGCGCAGACGGACAACATCGTGCTCAACCCGTGGCTGTACAACAAGCTTAGCTACGACACGTTCAAGGACTTCAAGCCGGTCGGCCTGGTGGCCTCGTCGCCCAGCGTGTTCGTGGTGGTGCCCGAGTCGCCCTACAAAACGCTGGACGATGTGGTGAAAGCCGCCAAGGCGCGGCCCGGCCAAATCTCGCTGGGCATACCCGGCATCGGCGGCAGCGGCGACTTGATCGGCCACCTGTGGCGCAAGGCCGCGGGCATGGAGCTGATGCACGTGCCGTATCGCGGCTGGTCGCAGGCGTTTCCGGATCTGGCCAGCGGCCGCATCGACCTCTACACCGGGTCGGTGGCTTCGTTGTTGCCGCAGATCCGGGGCGGCAAGGTGCGCGCGCTGGCGGTGGTGGCGGACGCGCGTTCGCCCGCCTTGCCCGACGTGCCGACCTTTGCCGAAAGCGGTTTCAAGACCATCAACCAGACCATCTGGTGGGGCTTGATGGCGCCGGGCAAGACGCCGGACGACGTCGTCGCCACGCTGAACCAGGCGCTGAACGCGTCGCAGGCCAAGCCCGAACTGGTGAAGAAGTTGGAAGACTCCGGCTACAGCGTCATGACGGGCACGCCCGCGGACCTGGCCAAGCGCCATCGCGCCGACCACGACGTCTTCGGCAAGGTCGTGCAGGAAGCCGGCATCCCGAAGCAATGA
- a CDS encoding NAD(P)-dependent oxidoreductase, producing the protein MKIALLGCGEVGHCYAEAWRAGGHQIVGICELRQDAEMQQRAQAHGAPLHATPGAWLQEADIVASAVFGHAALAVATAALPHLRQDAAYADFTTASSGDMRAASQVAAQHGVPFTDVAIMGAIALLGARTPLLCAGTGAEKVAAFTADCGAPAQAIDGQAGDAVRLKLLRSILTKGMESLAVECLVAAESMGLRASLYDVLSDMDRTPLTTFVDSFVRSHVLHAPRRLAEVREAREQLVEAGLQPLVLDGVERLFARTAKGIEAAREAGSFNVPDSVDARLAWLTPLARQS; encoded by the coding sequence ATGAAAATCGCATTGTTGGGTTGTGGGGAAGTGGGCCATTGCTACGCCGAGGCGTGGCGGGCGGGCGGACACCAGATCGTGGGGATCTGTGAGCTAAGGCAAGACGCAGAAATGCAGCAGCGCGCCCAGGCGCATGGCGCCCCGTTGCATGCCACCCCCGGCGCGTGGCTGCAAGAGGCCGACATCGTCGCCTCGGCCGTGTTCGGCCATGCCGCGCTGGCTGTCGCCACGGCGGCTTTGCCGCACTTGCGCCAGGACGCGGCGTATGCCGACTTCACCACCGCCAGCTCGGGCGACATGCGCGCCGCGTCCCAGGTGGCGGCGCAGCACGGCGTGCCGTTCACCGACGTGGCCATCATGGGCGCCATCGCGTTGTTGGGCGCGCGCACGCCGCTGCTGTGCGCCGGCACGGGCGCTGAAAAAGTGGCGGCCTTTACCGCCGATTGCGGCGCGCCCGCACAAGCCATCGATGGCCAGGCCGGCGATGCCGTGCGCTTGAAACTGCTGCGCAGCATCCTGACCAAGGGCATGGAAAGCCTGGCCGTGGAATGCCTGGTCGCCGCCGAAAGCATGGGCCTGCGCGCCTCGTTGTACGACGTGCTGTCGGACATGGACCGCACGCCGCTCACCACGTTCGTCGATTCGTTCGTGCGTTCGCACGTGTTGCACGCGCCGCGCCGCCTGGCCGAAGTGCGCGAGGCCCGCGAACAACTCGTCGAAGCCGGCTTGCAACCGCTGGTGCTGGACGGCGTGGAGCGCCTGTTCGCGCGCACGGCCAAGGGGATTGAAGCGGCGCGCGAGGCAGGCTCGTTCAACGTGCCCGATTCGGTCGACGCGCGGCTGGCCTGGCTGACGCCGCTGGCCCGGCAATCCTGA
- a CDS encoding DUF1993 family protein, whose protein sequence is MTQPLYDASVPVIKQMLSALSDVLKKAEAHATAKNIDASAYLGARLYPDMFPLSRQVQIACDFAKGIASRLAGAEVPSWPEGEATFAELQALINKTLAHVGAFTPEQFEKAATLEIVLRPGTPKEKKLSGSAYLLHYGLPQFFFHVTTAYALLRHNGIEVGKRDYMGAY, encoded by the coding sequence ATGACCCAACCCCTGTACGACGCCTCCGTTCCCGTCATCAAGCAGATGCTGTCCGCCCTGTCGGACGTGCTGAAGAAAGCCGAAGCGCACGCCACGGCCAAGAACATCGACGCGTCCGCCTACCTGGGCGCCCGCCTGTACCCGGACATGTTCCCGCTGTCGCGCCAGGTGCAGATCGCCTGCGACTTCGCCAAGGGCATCGCCTCGCGCCTGGCCGGCGCCGAGGTGCCATCCTGGCCCGAAGGCGAAGCCACCTTTGCCGAGCTGCAAGCGTTGATCAACAAGACGCTGGCGCACGTCGGCGCGTTCACGCCGGAACAGTTCGAGAAAGCCGCCACGCTGGAAATCGTGCTGCGTCCGGGCACGCCCAAGGAAAAGAAGCTGTCGGGCAGCGCCTACCTGCTGCACTACGGCCTGCCGCAGTTCTTCTTCCACGTCACCACGGCCTACGCCCTGCTGCGCCACAACGGCATCGAAGTCGGCAAGCGCGACTACATGGGCGCGTACTGA
- a CDS encoding FAD-dependent monooxygenase, translating into MIATTVLIVGAGPAGLLTASELFRRGVDCLLIDAHERPLDWDRATVVHPRTIEILDALGIAAPLLDAGVKQRRARIHAAGNVLGDIDLALCGSRYPFNIGISEEVTEAILTDHLQALGGSVTRATKLVGLQERPDGVLATLEQGGVRSKVFTQWVVGCDGHHSTVRTLMGIGQEGHDIHQPWAVFDAAITGWPDSFEANYAYLDPTPVILTALPERRWRVYLRPGSPQSDLVNDALETLRRYLPDARFEGVSHPTRFDCHTKVAQRFRLGRTLLAGDAAHTCSPAQGHGMNSGMQDAYNLGWKLALVCQGHCSDALLDSYHAERRPVADQVMASGDAAENAQMVMDPEARRERDAAIRAAFSDPATRHHEAVAEAELDIDYAGSPIVMGDAQPSVSPGQRLPDHLPVEFASGGAGKLHDYTKRLGHTALLIGGSATPQDELAQVHRDTAALSDGPIIEVVVALTANAEVSNVDAYLSPDTARQLGVNKIVLLVVRADGHVGLRADERHAQALSAYVDRLRSQGFS; encoded by the coding sequence ATGATCGCGACGACCGTTCTGATCGTGGGCGCCGGCCCCGCCGGCCTGCTCACCGCCTCGGAGCTTTTTCGACGCGGCGTCGATTGCCTGCTGATCGACGCGCACGAACGGCCGCTGGACTGGGACCGCGCCACCGTGGTCCACCCTCGCACCATCGAAATCCTGGACGCCCTGGGCATCGCCGCGCCGTTGCTGGATGCCGGCGTCAAGCAGCGCCGCGCGCGCATCCACGCCGCCGGCAACGTGCTGGGCGACATCGATCTGGCGCTGTGCGGCAGCCGCTACCCCTTCAATATCGGTATTTCGGAAGAAGTCACCGAAGCCATCCTGACCGACCATCTGCAAGCCCTGGGCGGCAGCGTCACTCGCGCCACCAAGCTGGTCGGGCTGCAAGAGCGCCCCGACGGCGTGCTGGCAACCCTTGAGCAAGGCGGCGTCCGGTCCAAGGTGTTTACCCAATGGGTCGTCGGCTGCGACGGCCACCACAGCACCGTGCGCACGCTGATGGGTATCGGCCAGGAGGGGCACGACATCCACCAGCCCTGGGCGGTATTCGACGCCGCCATCACCGGATGGCCCGATTCGTTCGAGGCCAACTACGCCTACCTGGATCCGACGCCCGTGATCCTGACCGCGCTGCCCGAGCGTCGGTGGCGCGTCTATCTGCGGCCCGGTTCGCCGCAGTCGGACCTGGTGAACGACGCTCTGGAGACCTTGCGCCGTTACCTGCCCGACGCGCGCTTCGAAGGCGTGTCGCACCCGACCCGCTTTGATTGCCACACGAAGGTCGCGCAGCGCTTTCGCCTGGGCCGCACGCTGCTGGCCGGCGACGCGGCGCACACGTGCAGCCCCGCGCAGGGCCATGGCATGAACAGCGGCATGCAGGACGCCTACAACCTGGGCTGGAAGCTGGCGCTGGTTTGCCAGGGGCATTGCTCGGACGCCTTGCTGGACAGCTACCACGCCGAGCGCCGGCCGGTGGCGGACCAGGTCATGGCGTCGGGCGACGCCGCCGAAAATGCCCAAATGGTCATGGATCCCGAGGCCCGCCGCGAGCGCGACGCCGCGATCCGCGCCGCGTTCTCCGACCCCGCCACGCGCCATCACGAAGCCGTGGCCGAGGCAGAGCTGGACATCGATTACGCCGGCTCGCCCATCGTCATGGGCGATGCGCAACCCAGCGTGTCGCCCGGGCAACGCCTGCCCGACCACCTGCCCGTCGAATTCGCGTCAGGCGGCGCGGGCAAGCTGCACGACTACACCAAGCGGCTGGGCCACACCGCGCTGTTGATCGGGGGCAGCGCCACGCCGCAAGACGAGCTGGCGCAGGTCCACCGCGACACGGCGGCGCTGTCGGACGGCCCCATCATTGAAGTGGTTGTTGCACTGACGGCCAACGCCGAGGTGTCCAATGTGGACGCCTACCTGTCGCCCGACACCGCCCGCCAGCTGGGCGTGAACAAGATCGTGCTGCTGGTGGTGCGGGCGGACGGCCACGTCGGCCTGCGCGCGGACGAGCGCCACGCGCAAGCCTTGTCGGCGTATGTGGACCGGTTGCGTTCTCAGGGTTTTTCCTAG
- a CDS encoding SRPBCC family protein, producing MTTGTVNFHRVLRATPDRIYRAFLEADAVAKWLPPYGFTCQVHQLDAKVGGTYKMSFRNFGSNQIHAFGGEYLELVPGERLRYSDRFDDPGMPGEMMTTIQLRKVSCGTEITIEQSGIPAAIPTEMCYLGWQESLLQLARLVEPEVAE from the coding sequence ATGACTACCGGCACCGTGAATTTCCACCGCGTCCTGCGCGCCACCCCCGACCGCATCTACCGCGCCTTCCTGGAGGCCGACGCCGTCGCCAAATGGCTGCCCCCGTACGGCTTTACCTGCCAGGTCCACCAACTGGACGCAAAGGTAGGCGGCACCTACAAGATGTCGTTCCGCAATTTTGGATCGAACCAGATCCATGCGTTCGGCGGCGAATACCTGGAACTGGTCCCCGGCGAAAGGCTGCGCTATTCCGACCGCTTCGACGACCCCGGCATGCCCGGCGAAATGATGACGACCATCCAGCTGCGCAAGGTGTCGTGCGGCACGGAAATCACCATCGAGCAAAGCGGCATCCCGGCCGCCATCCCCACCGAAATGTGCTACCTGGGCTGGCAGGAATCCCTGCTGCAACTGGCCCGGCTGGTCGAGCCGGAAGTGGCGGAGTAG